The following coding sequences lie in one Chelonoidis abingdonii isolate Lonesome George chromosome 6, CheloAbing_2.0, whole genome shotgun sequence genomic window:
- the SPMIP10 gene encoding sperm-associated microtubule inner protein 10 has translation MVSVGTNTDLKGLVHCHLPKLSRKHGMIPMHYVMPWKEDMKNRKFTLKHAEVVGIYTGATEDNLFLEHRERLCHGEERKHVQEKIPQEIMIVDIPIYSHLSRYQKSVIAHAWRMKL, from the exons ATGGTCTCCGTCGGGACCAACACGGACCTCaaagg GCTTGTTCACTGCCATTTGCCAAAGTTATCACGCAAACATGGGATGATTCCAATGCATTATGTGATGCCCTGGAAAGAAGACATGAAGAACAGGAAATTCACTTTAAAG CATGCAGAGGTTGTTGGGATATATACTGGTGCCACAGAAGATAATCTGTTTTTGGAGCACAGAGAAAGACTTTGCCatggagaagaaagaaaacacgTACAGGAGAAGATTCCTCAGGAAATAATGATTGTAGATATTCCCATATATTCTCATCTCTCCagataccaaaagtctgtgattGCTCACGCATGGAGGATGAAACTCTGA